From a region of the Zingiber officinale cultivar Zhangliang chromosome 4B, Zo_v1.1, whole genome shotgun sequence genome:
- the LOC121976865 gene encoding uncharacterized protein LOC121976865: MENLLQHQNSTAVFQRHYRSCVWDWPLRIFDLHHRIGVRKLLDDGNHRSGSRPSGRDKNKRFYLPLRVNEHDNVDDEARVPILNKANQPKRSSGKALVKSLIVKKLFRKHLQKQKSVTLRLTRTNSIHRSEFNDNVPPAESTESSKRKETRRNGTIKGVSFASQTEIKGLVAQNEEVVEESVDRLGRETNNIQSHDFARTMELFSVQNESFSEMIDDPDTLKNVMKDFRRSSSQEYVAMGSPNLLQKSFKHRLAELDEHNAHNSSDFLSRSSLESPRQVYHVTGLSHSNNANRHVRDAIVRKKENRHVSMDGLLHKIPYGQTLPVTGDGMKEMLLRSASARSYREGKSDSPVAPSEVHSQRFRRSHSLSEPSDLYQHTFKPSSTGESKRLSQSLMPIEEDHGTMLLKQSTPSDPSGMDEAVDLGNELLNIKSSFELDTTLAQTSVESADATIVGGQLPSISNELIDDEMSSVSGTSETSIGCITLRKHGSNIELQKCDVDEVSDSPQMQDSSVAIEVDSIDESITPSSTSVIDLDPKVDLLRPTNFELPRDPETDTGSLHVEGHDFLGITDNEFSFNIIHAMSDGSQSYDERKPKSFVVDDKSQTHLDREANADFDYVRNALTKSGIIGIEYAGAQLVGPLLSQESCEPSDYLEFASYDSSDVSPHHQLLSDMINEILLELYERFSFQSWFSHFDSQLRTLPMESNVLGEVWKKITIHLNSQSQPNLMCQDSVAQDYVKDDGWLNFRPDAVSLGVEIESFVWDELLEELSFEYLEDI, translated from the exons ATGGAGAATCTTTTGCAGCACCAGAACTCCACGGCCGTGTTCCAGAGGCACTACCGGAGCTGTGTGTGGGACTGGCCGCTGCGGATTTTCGACTTGCACCACCGGATCGGCGTCAGAAAGCTGCTCGACGACGGCAATCATCGCAGCGGCAGCAGACCTTCTGGGA GAGATAAGAACAAGAGGTTCTATCTGCCTCTGAGAGTAAATGAGCATGACAATGTGGATGATGAAGCAAGAGTCCCT ATCTTAAACAAGGCCAACCAGCCAAAAAGAAGTTCAGGCAAGGCTCTTGTCAAATCTTTGATCGTAAAGAAACTATTCAGGAAGCATCTTCAGAAACAAAAGTCGGTGACACTGCGCTTAACGCGCACCAATTCCATTCATCGCTCGGAGTTCAACGACAATGTTCCTCCAGCTGAAAGCACAGAATCTTCCAAAAGAAAGGAAACCAGGAGGAATGGCACCATCAAAGGAGTAAGTTTTGCTAGTCAAACCGAGATCAAAGGTTTAGTCGCACAAAATGAAGAAGTGGTGGAAGAATCAGTTGATAGGCTGGGAAGAGAAACCAACAACATCCAGTCTCATGATTTTGCCAGAACAATGGAGCTATTTAGTGTACAGAATGAGTCATTCTCAGAAATGATTGATGATCCCGACACGTTGAAGAATGTTATGAAGGACTTTCGCAGGTCAAGTTCGCAGGAATATGTTGCCATGGGTTCACCAAATCTCCTACAAAAGTCATTTAAGCATAGGCTGGCTGAGCTTGATGAGCATAATGCTCATAATAGTTCAGATTTCTTGTCTAGATCATCTCTTGAGTCCCCAAGACAAGTTTATCATGTAACCGGTTTGAGTCATTCTAATAATGCTAATAGACATGTGAGAGATGCAATCGTTCGCAAGAAGGAGAACCGCCATGTTTCCATGGATGGACTTCTCCATAAGATCCCTTATGGCCAGACACTACCTGTAACTGGAGATGGCATGAAAGAGATGTTACTCCGATCTGCCTCAGCCAGATCTTACAGAGAAGGCAAAAGTGATAGTCCTGTTGCTCCTTCAGAAGTACACTCTCAAAGATTTAGAAGATCTCATTCACTTAGTGAGCCCTCAGATTTGTATCAACATACATTTAAGCCCAGTTCAACTGGAGAATCTAAAAGACTTTCGCAGAGTTTGATGCCAATTGAAGAGGATCATGGAACTATGTTGTTGAAACAAAGTACACCTAGTGATCCTTCAGGTATGGATGAGGCAGTTGACTTGGGAAATGAACTTCTGAATATCAAGTCCAGTTTTGAACTTGATACAACTCTAGCACAAACTTCAGTTGAAAGTGCTGATGCAACAATTGTTGGAGGACAGTTGCCAAGTATATCGAATGAACTCATAGACGATGAAATGAGCAGTGTTTCTGGTACATCTGAGACAAGTATTGGCTGCATCACGTTGCGTAAGCATGGGTCTAACATCGAGCTTCAAAAGTGTGATGTTGATGAAGTTTCAGATTCACCACAGATGCAAGATAGCTCTGTTGCAATTGAAGTGGATTCCATTGATGAGTCAATTACACCAAGCTCAACTTCTGTTATTGACTTGGATCCTAAAGTTGATCTTCTCAGACCAACAAATTTCGAGTTACCCCGAG ATCCAGAGACTGACACAGGGAGTCTACATGTTGAGGGACATGATTTTCTGGGAATAACAGACAATGAATTCAGCTTCAATATTATTCATGCGATGAGTGATGGCAGCCAGAGTTATGATGAAAGAAAGCCAAAAAGTTTTGTGGTCGATGACAAATCTCAAACTCACCTTGATCGTGAAGCTAATGCTGATTTCGACTATGTCAGAAATGCATTGACAAAATCTGGTATCATTGGTATTGAGTATGCTGGAGCACAGCTAGTTGGCCCTTTACTTTCTCAAGAGTCGTGTGAGCCATCTGATTATCTTGAGTTTGCATCGTATGATTCTTCAGATGTTTCTCCTCATCACCAGCTCCTATCCGATATGATCAATGAGATCCTATTGGAACTATATGAAAGATTCTCATTCCAAAGCTGGTTCTCACACTTCGACTCCCAGCTTAGAACACTGCCAATGGAGTCCAATGTGCTTGGGGAGGTCTGGAAAAAGATCACTATACATCTTAATTCACAGTCACAACCAAATCTCATGTGTCAAGATTCTGTGGCTCAAGATTATGTCAAGGATGATGGATGGTTGAATTTTCGACCTGATGCGGTTTCTCTTGGTGTTGAGATAGAGAGCTTTGTATGGGATGAATTATTAGAGGAGTTATCTTTTGAATATCTGGAAGATATCTGA
- the LOC121976867 gene encoding metallothionein-like protein 2B, with protein MITLLSTLVQANKALFSTSNDMSCCGGNCGCGSSCQCGNGCGGCKMYPDMTGETAAAIVHEGSMEMAAGSEGGNCDCTKCQCGSSCSCACCDCT; from the exons ATGATCACACTTCTCTCAACACTTGTTCAGGCAAACAAAGCTCTCTTCTCTACTAGCAACGACATGTCTTGCTGCGGCGGAAACTGTGGCTGTGGCTCGAGCTGCCAGTGCGGCAATGGCTGTGGAGG GTGCAAGATGTACCCGGACATGACTGGCGAGACTGCTGCAGCAATTGTCCACGAggg GAGTATGGAGATGGCGGCTGGGTCTGAAGGCGGAAACTGTGACTGCACCAAGTGCCAATGCGGCAGCAGCTGCAGCTGCGCTTGCTGCGACTGCACCTGA